The following are encoded together in the Myxococcus guangdongensis genome:
- a CDS encoding TetR/AcrR family transcriptional regulator, producing the protein MRKGELTHQAILERAIQLASRVGLQGLSIGGLAEELQLSKSGLFAHFRSKTSLQVEILEAATALFTERVIRPALMQPRGEPRVRALFENWLTWERELVPEGGCIFVAAATELDDAPGPARDRLVQTQRDWMDCLAQGARIAVAEGHFHKDVDVEQFAHDENALLLGFHHAARLLKEPRAEMWARRGFEALLRAARPTGS; encoded by the coding sequence ATGCGCAAGGGCGAGCTCACCCATCAGGCGATTCTCGAGCGGGCCATCCAGCTCGCCAGCCGGGTGGGCCTGCAGGGGCTGAGCATCGGAGGGCTAGCGGAGGAACTGCAGCTCTCCAAGAGCGGCCTGTTCGCGCACTTCCGCTCCAAGACGTCGCTCCAGGTGGAAATCCTGGAGGCGGCCACGGCGCTGTTCACCGAGCGGGTCATCCGCCCGGCGCTGATGCAGCCTCGGGGTGAGCCCCGGGTGCGGGCGCTCTTCGAGAACTGGCTGACGTGGGAGCGGGAGCTGGTGCCGGAGGGCGGGTGCATCTTCGTCGCCGCGGCGACGGAGCTGGATGACGCCCCGGGCCCCGCCAGGGACAGGCTGGTGCAGACGCAGCGGGATTGGATGGACTGCCTGGCCCAGGGCGCGCGCATCGCCGTGGCCGAGGGGCACTTCCACAAGGACGTGGACGTGGAGCAGTTCGCCCACGACGAGAACGCCCTGCTCCTGGGCTTCCACCACGCGGCCCGGCTCCTGAAGGAGCCCCGCGCCGAGATGTGGGCCCGCCGCGGCTTCGAGGCCCTGCTGCGCGCCGCCCGCCCCACGGGCTCCTGA
- a CDS encoding globin domain-containing protein gives MSVDLKPLELNAPSSDDWVPSLEDTPYQRLGGAEAAMALAAAFYDAMDAHEPALAKLHELDAEGRVNPGTRERFGLFLMGWLGGPQHYAERHGHPRLRMRHGHVPVDLSMRDAWLRAMQRAMDARGVTGGLRRFLDERFAQVADFLRNTEG, from the coding sequence ATGTCTGTTGATTTGAAGCCCTTGGAGCTCAACGCTCCTTCCTCGGATGACTGGGTTCCCTCGCTGGAGGACACCCCGTACCAGCGCCTGGGTGGCGCGGAGGCGGCGATGGCGCTGGCGGCCGCGTTCTATGACGCGATGGACGCCCATGAGCCCGCCCTGGCGAAGCTGCACGAGCTGGACGCGGAGGGGCGCGTGAACCCCGGCACCCGCGAGCGCTTCGGCCTGTTCCTCATGGGTTGGCTGGGGGGGCCGCAGCATTACGCGGAGCGCCATGGGCACCCGCGGCTGCGCATGCGCCACGGCCATGTGCCGGTGGATCTGTCCATGCGGGATGCCTGGCTGCGCGCCATGCAGCGCGCCATGGACGCCCGGGGCGTGACGGGCGGGCTGCGCCGCTTCCTGGACGAGCGCTTCGCCCAGGTGGCCGACTTCCTGCGCAACACCGAGGGCTGA
- a CDS encoding hybrid sensor histidine kinase/response regulator — protein sequence MPPTDPRMPDPMQGAPLVWVLDDSSAETEAIRRALSVVCQVVTFTDGAALLEALGQGRTPDVLVLDWYLPGMTGLEVCRFVRQASGTSLLPVLLLTVNTRAADVVEAMAAGANDYVFKPFRPLELQARVTALASHERKRRQQLEDERARRLLAEGTLTEMQAAEERAWRSELRFRLAARATRDAVWEWDPRTGAVDWTSGLHEQFGYASSTIRDTRAWWEERLHPEDRERVVRGLRLAVSSQSHEWQENYRFQRGDGTWAHVVDRCHIVRDTDGQAVQVVGAMQDVTEMQQTESERLRLLAEVHAQADFERQLIGIVSHDLRNPLGAITLAASLLAQTPDADERQQRNVQRIQRAADRATRMIRDLLDFTRARQGRGLPVYPRLMDLHEVVHTALDELQVAWPDRRILSEYTGNGVGQWDPDRVAQVLGNLVGNAMQYSAPESVVRVVARGEDSGGVVLEVHNQGLPIPLDLKPRIFEPLERGMERPEDRGMRSIGLGLYIVRSIVVAHGGTVDVRSTQDDGTTFTVRLPRQAPVALVPQDKGDKAAG from the coding sequence GTGCCCCCCACCGACCCACGCATGCCGGACCCGATGCAGGGCGCGCCCCTCGTGTGGGTGCTCGACGACAGCTCGGCGGAGACCGAGGCCATCCGCCGCGCGCTCTCGGTCGTCTGCCAGGTGGTGACCTTCACGGACGGCGCCGCGCTGCTGGAGGCGCTGGGCCAGGGCCGCACGCCGGACGTGCTGGTGCTGGACTGGTACCTGCCGGGCATGACGGGCCTGGAGGTGTGCCGCTTCGTGCGTCAGGCCTCCGGCACCTCGCTGCTGCCGGTGTTGCTGCTCACCGTCAACACGCGCGCGGCGGACGTGGTGGAGGCGATGGCGGCGGGCGCCAATGACTATGTCTTCAAGCCCTTCCGCCCGCTGGAGCTCCAGGCGCGCGTCACGGCCCTGGCCAGCCACGAGCGCAAGCGGCGCCAGCAATTGGAGGACGAGCGCGCGCGGCGGCTGCTCGCGGAGGGCACGCTGACGGAGATGCAGGCGGCCGAGGAGCGCGCGTGGCGAAGCGAGCTGCGCTTCCGGCTGGCCGCCCGGGCCACGCGGGACGCCGTCTGGGAATGGGACCCGCGCACGGGCGCGGTGGATTGGACGAGCGGCCTGCACGAGCAGTTCGGCTACGCCTCCTCCACCATCCGGGACACGCGCGCCTGGTGGGAGGAGCGGCTGCACCCGGAGGACCGCGAGCGCGTGGTGCGCGGCCTGCGTCTGGCGGTGTCCAGCCAGAGCCACGAGTGGCAGGAGAACTACCGCTTCCAGCGCGGCGACGGCACCTGGGCGCACGTGGTGGACCGCTGCCACATCGTCCGCGACACCGACGGACAAGCGGTGCAGGTGGTCGGCGCGATGCAGGACGTCACCGAGATGCAGCAGACGGAGTCGGAGCGCCTGCGTCTGCTCGCGGAGGTGCATGCCCAGGCGGACTTCGAAAGGCAGCTCATCGGCATCGTCAGCCACGATTTGCGCAACCCCCTGGGGGCGATAACCCTGGCGGCGTCGCTCTTGGCGCAGACGCCGGACGCGGACGAGCGGCAGCAGCGCAACGTGCAGCGCATCCAGCGCGCGGCGGACCGGGCCACGCGGATGATTCGCGACCTGCTCGACTTCACGCGCGCGCGTCAGGGCCGGGGCCTGCCCGTCTACCCCCGGCTGATGGACCTGCACGAGGTGGTGCACACCGCGCTGGACGAGCTGCAGGTGGCGTGGCCGGACCGGCGCATCCTCTCCGAGTACACGGGCAACGGCGTGGGCCAGTGGGACCCGGACCGCGTGGCGCAGGTGCTCGGCAACCTGGTGGGCAACGCCATGCAGTACAGCGCGCCGGAGTCGGTGGTGCGCGTCGTGGCGCGGGGCGAGGACTCGGGCGGCGTGGTGCTGGAGGTCCACAACCAGGGCCTGCCCATCCCGCTGGACCTCAAGCCGCGCATCTTCGAGCCGCTCGAGCGCGGCATGGAGCGGCCCGAGGACCGGGGCATGCGCAGCATCGGCCTGGGCCTCTACATCGTGCGCAGCATCGTCGTGGCGCACGGCGGGACGGTGGACGTGCGCTCCACGCAGGACGACGGCACCACCTTCACCGTGCGCCTGCCGCGACAGGCGCCCGTCGCCCTCGTGCCCCAGGACAAGGGCGACAAGGCCGCTGGCTAG
- a CDS encoding alpha/beta hydrolase gives MRAAALGAGTVAPGLTAAWADERFRTPWRPHRSRTAEAVLARGQPRMLTLGGEEVAVWSWGEGPRVLLVHGWSGYGGQLTAFVDPLVAAGFSVVTYDAPGHGRSSGRTSSLPEMAEVVADVAKATGGPYAVVAHSLGAAATAVAMRDGLKVGRAVFVSPPADPRGGIQAFARAFGLTDGVWMRMEERIERRFSVRLKDLALPNFVPQLGQVPLHVFHDVGDKEVPLVAGEAVARAWPGAKLTRTQGLGHHRILYAPEVVAPAVEFLAQGTPETTWPEVPMLAASAATGARVPLRLVRSAP, from the coding sequence ATGCGTGCGGCGGCGTTGGGGGCGGGGACGGTGGCGCCCGGGCTGACGGCGGCGTGGGCGGACGAGCGGTTCCGCACGCCGTGGCGGCCGCACCGCTCCCGGACGGCGGAGGCGGTGTTGGCGCGGGGGCAGCCGAGGATGCTCACGCTCGGGGGCGAGGAGGTGGCGGTGTGGAGCTGGGGCGAGGGGCCGCGGGTGCTGCTGGTGCATGGGTGGAGCGGGTACGGCGGGCAGCTGACGGCGTTCGTGGACCCGTTGGTGGCGGCGGGGTTCTCGGTGGTGACGTACGACGCGCCGGGGCATGGGCGCTCGTCGGGGCGCACCAGCTCGCTGCCGGAGATGGCGGAGGTGGTGGCGGACGTGGCGAAGGCGACAGGTGGGCCGTACGCGGTGGTGGCGCACTCGCTGGGCGCGGCGGCGACGGCGGTGGCGATGCGGGATGGGCTGAAGGTGGGGCGCGCGGTGTTCGTGTCGCCGCCGGCGGACCCGCGTGGGGGCATCCAGGCCTTCGCGCGCGCCTTCGGACTGACGGATGGCGTGTGGATGCGGATGGAGGAGCGCATCGAGCGGCGCTTCAGCGTGCGGCTCAAGGATTTGGCGCTGCCGAACTTCGTGCCGCAGTTGGGGCAGGTGCCGCTGCACGTGTTCCACGACGTGGGAGACAAGGAGGTGCCGCTCGTCGCGGGTGAGGCGGTGGCGCGGGCGTGGCCGGGCGCGAAGCTGACGCGCACGCAGGGGCTGGGGCACCACCGCATCCTGTACGCGCCGGAGGTGGTGGCGCCGGCGGTGGAGTTCCTCGCGCAGGGCACGCCGGAGACGACGTGGCCGGAGGTGCCCATGCTGGCGGCCTCGGCGGCCACGGGGGCTCGAGTGCCGTTGCGGCTGGTGCGCTCGGCGCCGTGA